The DNA sequence ctccactcatcagccatgccgtggaggcatcccacatacaaaatagaggaagactggcacagatgttacctcagggtgaatcttcctcaccaaaaaaacaaaaacccacaaacacCCTCCCAGAGTGCCTGGAGTGCCGTGCTGCTCTGAGGAAGGGGACGAGGGCTGAGAATACCATCCCCTGCCTGTTCCGGCTGCTGGAGACACCCATGGGGTCTGGGGAGGGTGGAAGGCTTCTGCAcattcccctccccctgccttgcTGGACCCCTGCACCCTGGGCCCCTGCAAACGCTCCAGAGCTCAGCATGCAGCTCCACAGTGAGGCCGCCAATGGCCCAGCTCTACCTGAAGATGGGCTACctttttcttagaatattttctgaaataccTTCGGAGCTCCAGATCCTTCTTTTGGGTCAATTCCTTGAGTTCACTCAGCAGGTCCAGcactttcccattttcttctgaACTGCTGATCCCAAGTTCTCCCAGCAGATGGCATGTGGTAGTCAATTCCCGCTGCAAATCATCTGGAGGGGAAAAGAGGTCGTCAGCCCTGGGTTTCAATGAGCCCCAAGCAGGAGCTGGGTGGCTGACTgggtttttctcattttgctggAACGCTCTCCCGTTGCGCGGGAATCTTGAAGAGCTCAGAGGCAGAAGGGGTCATGAGGGAAGACAGCTGTGCACTGGAACCACCTCTGTGCCACTTAGCCTGAGATCACGGTGGCCTGAGATTGGGGGTCAGGCGTGTCCACCATCCAGGTGGCCATCAGAACAGACCTGGAATGCCACTCGGCATCCACccagaaacaaacataaaaggtgGAGAAAGCCTGTGTTGtgagtaatttaaaaacaaacccgTTTCCACTCCCCGTTCCCAGCGTCTCTGCACCCCCACCCAGCAGAGAGCCGCCTGCAACTCTCTCAGAGAGCCTGTGTGTGCTGTGTCCCCCTGCTCTAAGAACACCAGCAGCTCTCTGCTTCTGGCACATGTCGCATCTGCACATCTACACGCATCACACCTGGATGTTACGGTAACATTCTGGGAACCTCATGAGggcctcacacacacatacatcctcCTACTCTccctgctgtggactgaattgtttCCTCCCAAAAAGAAATGTTGAGAGCCTACCCTCATGTCCCTGTGAAGGTGACCTAAATGGAAGTGGCCTCTGTCAACGTAACTGAATTAGGATGAAGTCAACAGGGTGGGGCCTGATCCAATAACTGTGtccttctaagagggaaatttagaaTCAGAGGCAGTCAGGGACACAACTgtgggaagacagaggcagagatgggggtgaTGCTGTCACCAGCCAAGAATGGTCAGCAATACCGGAAGCCGGGAGAGCGGCTGGGACGGACTCTCCCTCAGAGCCCCCGGGAGCCACTAACGCAGCCGACCCCTTGATgcggacttccagtctccagaaccggcagggaagaaatttctgttgctttcaagCCCCaggtttgtggcactttgttactgcagccccaggacactcagACACTCCCCAATCCCAGCTCCTAGCAACGAGGGAAGACAGCCAAAGAGCTCATCAGAGACGGGGTCCCAGAGCTACAGACGTGCAGTCCACCGCAAGAGTCAGTCACAGGCCGCTCGCCCACGGGGAGGCCTTCTGAGAAACGCGTCAGTAGGAGATTCCATCGtcgtgcgaacatcacagagcgCACTCAGACAAATCTAGATGGTCTGGTCTCCTCCACACCTAGGCTATGCGGTACTCAtctatgggaccactgtcgtctACACGATCCGTCATCGAACGAAACGTCCTATGTGGCGCATGACTATAAAACTGGAATCCTAGACACAGAAAATTGTTCAACATGGCTCATTTTTCAAGATTCTGTGTCATACATATACTATTTCACATTGGAAAAGGcctgattttattaaaaatcatttctgtCTGAGACTGCCAAGACGCAACACCCTTTGTAATCCTGAACTGTGTTTACAGAAAGTTCTGGAGGGAAAGTCCAAGTGATTTTAGATGACGAGGTTTTACTACATCAGCCTCAAGCAAGACGTGGTTAGACAGCTCCTGAGAGCCCCTCTCAGAAACCATCACACTCCAGGGCAGCTGAGCACTTGCCTTGGGAGGGTGCCTGTCCTAAAGGGAACCTGAAGCTGGAGCCTGGCACTTTTCACACTTGCCCATCTCCTCAAGTGAAGTGTTAGGTGGGACGCCACCGCTCTAATTGGAAAGCAGGACAGGGTGGGGGTTGGCAGTCCTGTGGCCCCCTAGCCACCAAGGCAGCCTGGTGGAGCTCCCCCCAGGTGGGGGGACTGCAGGCCGCTCCCCAGGAATGCCCTTAGCGGGGCAGAAATCACCAGCGAGTCCCACAGACCTGGCTTCCAACCCCAGCGCGGTTCTGACTCGGGGTGCCACCCTGGACAAAGCGCAGCCTCATCAGCCCCCCGAGTCCTCTGCCCCTTGATGGGAGAGCACACCATCCACCTGAGAGGAGGCCTGTGACATGACACGAAGGGATAAAGACGCCCGGCTCGCAGGAAGCCCCAAGACGTGCTGGCGTTCGTCATGCTCCTTGCCTGGCAGACGCCGTTTCCTACCTAAGAACCGCTGCCCGTCTCCGTCCACGTGGACTGATCGCACGGGCAGCTCATGCCTGGTGGTGTCCAGGGCCATCGCAAATGTCTTGTACTGCTCCATAAAGCGTGTGGCCACGGCCTCGTAGGGGCTGAGCGTCTCCATCTGCAGGTAGGAGGGAAGGGTGTGAGGTGAGAGCCCGCAGTGACGCATGTGGGGAGGTGAAGACAAAGCACTGCTCTTTTAGGACCTCCTGGGGGACCCTCCGGGGGCTTCCATGGGGGCGGTGGGCTCTCCCTGCACTCCCAGCCACTCACTGACAGCCCAGCCAGTAGCAAGGTGGCCCGGGCCTCCTCACTATGAACATGAGTCTGTCTTCCAGCACGTTCCAGGGCCAGGCCCTTGACTAGGATCACAGTGGACCCAAGGAAGCTGGGTCTTCCTGCTTCGGAGCATTGAGCTGAAACGCCCACCCCCCACAAGGCTGTCCCCACAGTCCCCTTTGCCTCATCCACACTGTCTGGATCCTCACAGGGGTCTGTGAGGATTCCTCTGCttgtttgtcatttcttttccttccactaCTTGAGGACAAGGACCCTGttctcagcccagggcctggcccagggcacacacacatgcacacactggtgttacaggctgaattgtgTTATCCCCCCCCACCGCATAATTCCCCTGCTGACATCCCAAttcccagcacctcagaatgtgagctgatttggagacagggtcttcaCAGAGATCAGGGAGTTATGgtgagatcattagggtgggcctgttcaatatgaccggtgtccttataaaagggtgAAATTTAGAGACAGAAGAGACACAGgcagaagatggccatctacaggCCAAGGAGACAGGCCTGGGGCACACTCTTCCCTCACGGCCttcagaaggagccagccctgccgaCCCTTTGATCTCGGGCTTCCGGCTCCAGGactgggagagaagaaatgtcAGTTGTTGGAGCCGCCTGGTCTGTGGCactttgtgatggcagccctagGACACGCACACCCTGGGCAGGGAGCCCCCTTCCCGGATCCACGTGCTGACCCCAGGCACCAAGACCTGGCCTCCCATCAGCACCTGGCCCCTGGGGAGGACTGGGGGAGCGGGACCTCGTGTCCCTGGGCACAAGTTGCAGGTGTCTGAAAatacgtgcatgtgtgtgttgaaAGGACAGCTCTGTCTTGCTAGTTGGCACTCGACAATACAGTCTTGTCCTCTCATAAACTGTCACATACCAACACTGGTGGTGTCACAAGGCGGGCACAGACTTAGAGCCAGGTGAGCAGTGACACTCATTGCAAACTGCCCTGATGGAACAACCCCGCCTGAGGGGACCTGCGGCTCGGAGACCATGTCACAGCTGACCTGAGTGTCAAGGATGGCTTCCAGCTCCCGCTTCCTCTGACAGAGGAGAAGTCGGCGCTTCAGCTCATGGGCCTCTCTCTGTAGCTTCTCCTTCTCTTCGCACATTattaataaattcctttctgccttctcttcgAACAGAGCAAGACTGTTCTCCATCTAAGTGAAAAATGAGCGCTCAGGCGAGAGGGGCCTCTGCCTCTGCAGCTGACAGAGGTCACCTTCCACACGTGTCGCACGCGAACGAGGCTCCCTCCTCACCTTTACGGTCAGGAGAGTCAGGAGTAAGGTTTGGGACTCCATCATTTCCATCGCTTCAGCCAGATCCttaagaaggaaaagatgatTCTGTTCGCCAATGAACTGGTGTACATCCAGCTCTCTCCCTGAGGAGGGCAGAACCCTAACCTGCACAATAACCTACTTTATTTaactcagtaattttttttttttttaaagattttattttattttttttttattttatttttttcctttttctccccaaagccccccagtacatagttgtgtattcttcgttgtgggttcttctagttgtggcatgtgggacgctgcctcagcgtggtctgatgagcagtgccatgtccgcgcccaggactcgaaccaacgaaacactgggccgcctgcagcggagcgcgcgaacttaaccactcggccacggggccagcccctatttaacTCAGTAATTTGATAATTCTCTGCTGTATATCGACccactgtttctatttccttggtTAGTCTTCTCGGGCGCTCTGTGAGAAGGAAGAAGATGGGCTGGTCCCCTCTGGTGGCTGGGCAGTCAAGGGCCAGCAGGAAGGTACCCACTAACTCGGCGTCTCGCCAGAACCAGGACTCAGGCCTCCCACCCAGGGGAGACCAGAGCCTAGCCATCCTCCTGCTGGGGGACAGGGCTGGGCATGGTGCCTGCCCTAGCACGGCACCAAGAAACGAAACCCCAGTCTCACGTGTCACATGCTCCTGCCTTTGTGTCTGCTCCTGTATGTGTACTTGGAGAAACTCAGACTCTCCAAACACTCTAAGAATGTGTGTGGTCTTGGTTTTAGTCCTAAAAGGCAGGCTAGTCTGTTCACTGTTGGGGCCCAGGGCCTCAcgcagcacctggcacagggcagTTCATCAGATTTACCCAACCTGTCAGCAGCTTCCCTTGCAGTCTGCACACTTACTGGGCTCTTTCTCCTCGAGGCAGAAAATGACGTCAACTCAGTTTTCTTTGACATCGTTTTTTCCAACTGTGGAGTCTTTCTGATCACACTTTTCTCTAAgatgaagaaaagcatttttaaggTGAGGACACCATGCTTTGGAAGCCCATGGGCATGCGCTGCAGCCCCCAGCCAGGAAAAGCTGAAATGACGGACTTACCGTTAATGGCTGAGAGATCCAGGTCAGGCGGGGCCGTGCCATGCCCTTCCAGCAATGTGGACTGCAGGTCACCTTTGCCGAGTCCACTGCCATCTGTAGGCCCAACAAGAGGCCCCGGAAGGCAGCACAGTCAGCAAGACACTCTCCTCCGAAGCTGGGAAGCAGGCAACGTTTTTGCACAATACCACTTGCTTCCCAAACCTCAGCTTacagggacacgttctgagaaaggGGTCGTTAGGGGATTTCATCACTGTGCGAACATCAGAGAGTGCACGTACACAAACGCAGATGGTACAGCCCACTCCACACCTAGGCTAATCTATGGTACTGATCTTTCAGGACCACTGTCACCTATGGGGTCCgctgttgaccaaaatgtcattacgTGGCACATGAATGTAGCACAGAAGGCTGAAAAACCTTTGGAAATTCCCAGCCATcaacttgaacatttttttttttttgaggaagactagccctgagctaacatctgtgcccatcttcctctattttatatgcgggacacctgccacagcatggcttgatggagcagtgcacaggtccatgcccaggacccaaactggcgaaccccgggccaccaaagtggaaggtgcaaatttaaccgctgtgcgaccgggctggccccaacttgaACATATTAAAGTAGAACTAGAAAAGAGAGGCATTCTTTATAACCAAAAGATGCAAATAAGTCTTTCTGCTTAGTTTAATGAAAGACGCTCTGTTTAGGATGTTAGAGTCTGACACATGCCATAAACTTGTTCTGGCTtctgctc is a window from the Equus quagga isolate Etosha38 chromosome 9, UCLA_HA_Equagga_1.0, whole genome shotgun sequence genome containing:
- the HAUS8 gene encoding HAUS augmin-like complex subunit 8; translated protein: MADSSGRGAGKPSSGGPSTPSGTKTKGRRTQGGRVVESRYLQYEKRTTKKVSAADALKTSGRMPEGGRKPSLLQKSKDGSGLGKGDLQSTLLEGHGTAPPDLDLSAINEKSVIRKTPQLEKTMSKKTELTSFSASRRKSPDLAEAMEMMESQTLLLTLLTVKMENSLALFEEKAERNLLIMCEEKEKLQREAHELKRRLLLCQRKRELEAILDTQMETLSPYEAVATRFMEQYKTFAMALDTTRHELPVRSVHVDGDGQRFLDDLQRELTTTCHLLGELGISSSEENGKVLDLLSELKELTQKKDLELRRSFAQVLELSAEASKEAALINQEVWEGAQGPSAPTQWYFNQEGACGGTWAEVGGPLLSGSKEPHSQ